One part of the Thiothrix nivea DSM 5205 genome encodes these proteins:
- a CDS encoding ABC transporter ATP-binding protein yields MSFLSVDLQHKTYPNGVCTLRDLRFQAGKGEFIALVGPSGTGKSTLLNLIAGLDAGFEGRIDYPADTTLSFMFQEPRLLPWLNVEDNIRLVLDAPSRQADTQRCARMDALLEQLGLADFRASFPGQLSGGMKRRAALVRAFVTQPGLLLMDEPFQSLDEPTAQGLRQLLLQWWGETRPTVLFVTHSLNEALLLADRILFLSARPAHIILDYPVPLVRPRPLATSQLQPVRNELLQQHPELLSGIPTFYQPACP; encoded by the coding sequence GTGAGTTTCCTAAGCGTCGATTTACAGCACAAGACCTACCCCAACGGTGTCTGCACGTTGCGCGACCTGCGTTTTCAGGCAGGCAAAGGGGAATTCATCGCGCTGGTCGGGCCATCGGGAACCGGTAAAAGTACCCTGCTCAACCTGATTGCCGGGTTGGACGCTGGCTTCGAGGGGAGGATCGATTACCCTGCGGATACGACCTTGAGCTTCATGTTTCAGGAACCGCGCCTGCTGCCGTGGTTAAACGTGGAAGACAACATCCGGCTGGTGCTGGATGCGCCTTCCCGTCAGGCGGATACGCAGCGCTGCGCCCGTATGGATGCACTGCTGGAACAACTGGGGCTGGCGGATTTCCGCGCCAGTTTTCCGGGGCAGCTGTCAGGCGGAATGAAGCGTCGCGCCGCATTGGTGCGGGCATTCGTCACCCAACCTGGCTTGTTGCTGATGGATGAACCGTTCCAATCCCTGGATGAACCGACCGCGCAAGGTTTGCGTCAGTTGCTGCTGCAATGGTGGGGGGAAACCCGCCCGACTGTACTGTTTGTGACCCATAGCCTCAACGAAGCGCTGTTGTTGGCGGATCGTATCCTGTTCCTGTCGGCGCGCCCCGCGCACATTATTCTGGATTATCCCGTACCGCTGGTGCGCCCGCGCCCGTTGGCGACCAGCCAGTTGCAACCCGTGCGAAATGAACTGCTGCAACAGCACCCGGAACTGCTTTCCGGCATCCCAACCTTTTACCAACCGGCTTGCCCCTAA
- a CDS encoding ABC transporter permease, whose product MNPRYIRPVVLCGFVLLWQLVAWALDSRYLPSPLAVLATLWQQLRNGELLFHLGVTLLRVLVSFTLAMLAGVALGILMGSRKTWDAWLDALLILGLNIPALVVIILCYIWLGLGETAAVLAVALNKIPTVVVTVREGARAIDHELLQVAQVYRLSRWQTFRKVYLPQLYPYLFGAARNGLALIWKIVLVVELLGRSNGVGFQLGNYFHFFDIQGILAYTLAFALIVLALEATLLRPLERHLNGWRA is encoded by the coding sequence ATGAACCCACGCTACATACGCCCCGTTGTCCTGTGTGGTTTCGTGCTGCTATGGCAATTGGTGGCGTGGGCGCTCGACAGCCGCTATCTGCCCTCGCCGTTGGCAGTGCTGGCAACCCTCTGGCAACAACTGCGCAACGGTGAGTTACTGTTCCATCTGGGCGTTACCCTACTGCGGGTGCTGGTCAGTTTCACCCTGGCGATGCTGGCCGGGGTTGCGCTCGGCATTCTGATGGGCAGCCGCAAAACCTGGGATGCCTGGCTGGACGCGCTCTTGATCCTCGGCCTCAATATTCCTGCGCTGGTGGTCATTATCCTCTGCTACATCTGGCTGGGGCTGGGCGAAACGGCGGCGGTGCTGGCGGTGGCGCTCAACAAGATTCCCACCGTGGTGGTGACCGTGCGTGAAGGTGCGCGTGCCATCGACCATGAACTGCTGCAAGTGGCGCAAGTCTACCGCCTGTCGCGCTGGCAGACTTTCCGCAAGGTCTACCTACCGCAGCTTTACCCTTACCTGTTCGGCGCGGCGCGTAACGGGCTGGCGCTGATTTGGAAAATCGTGCTGGTGGTGGAACTGCTGGGGCGCAGCAACGGCGTCGGTTTCCAGTTGGGCAATTACTTCCACTTTTTCGACATCCAGGGGATTCTGGCTTACACGCTGGCGTTCGCGCTGATCGTACTGGCGCTGGAAGCCACCTTGCTACGCCCGCTGGAGCGGCATTTGAACGGGTGGCGCGCGTGA
- a CDS encoding NAD(P)/FAD-dependent oxidoreductase produces MQTHIPDGQGMHRIVVVGGGAGGLELATLLGDSLGKRKQAHITLIDKNLTHIWKPMLHEIASGSMDYTLHEVDYLAQARAHHFRYRVGAMTHIDRQQKRVFIDAHTDVEGQTVTQQRSFPYDTLVVAIGSRTHDFGIPGVAEHAIQLDTAEQAQRFHRRLVNACIRANAQEEPLYAGQLQVAIIGAGATGVELAAELHKSIRTLLDYGLETIDADRDVTLNLIEAAPRILSALPERIAAEATRILQRLKVNIRTNARVSAVLPDGVQLSSGEFIPAELVVWAAGIRSFVCLQRMDGLEINDINQLLVKPSLQTTQDDSIFAFGDCAAAAWLGKPDGTLIPPRAQAAHQQAMHLTKQMHHLLEGKPLEDFHYQDFGSLVSLGENWAVGGLMGNLAKGTLFVEGYVARFMYNMLYKKHQLGLHGFWKVVLDTVGGWIRRSTTPRIKLH; encoded by the coding sequence ATGCAAACTCATATACCGGATGGCCAGGGGATGCACCGCATCGTGGTTGTTGGCGGCGGCGCAGGCGGGCTTGAGCTTGCCACCTTGCTGGGTGATTCGTTAGGTAAGCGCAAGCAAGCGCATATCACCCTGATCGACAAGAACCTGACGCATATCTGGAAGCCGATGTTGCATGAAATTGCTTCCGGCAGCATGGACTACACCCTGCATGAGGTGGATTATCTGGCGCAGGCACGTGCCCATCATTTCCGTTACCGGGTTGGTGCAATGACGCATATCGACCGTCAACAGAAGCGGGTATTCATCGATGCGCATACCGATGTAGAAGGGCAAACCGTCACGCAACAACGCAGCTTTCCCTATGACACATTGGTGGTGGCAATCGGCAGCCGCACCCACGACTTCGGCATTCCCGGCGTGGCGGAACATGCTATCCAGCTGGATACCGCCGAGCAGGCCCAGCGTTTCCACCGGCGGCTGGTCAATGCCTGTATCCGTGCCAATGCACAAGAGGAACCCCTGTACGCGGGGCAGTTGCAAGTCGCCATCATCGGTGCGGGTGCGACCGGCGTGGAACTGGCTGCCGAGTTGCATAAAAGCATCCGCACCCTGCTGGATTACGGGCTGGAAACCATCGACGCTGACCGCGATGTCACCCTGAACCTGATCGAGGCAGCACCACGCATCCTGTCAGCCCTGCCGGAACGGATTGCCGCAGAAGCCACCCGCATCCTGCAACGGCTGAAGGTAAACATCCGCACCAACGCGCGTGTTTCCGCCGTCTTGCCCGACGGGGTACAACTGTCCAGTGGTGAATTCATCCCAGCGGAGCTGGTGGTGTGGGCGGCGGGCATCCGCTCCTTTGTCTGCCTGCAACGCATGGACGGTCTGGAAATCAACGACATCAATCAATTATTGGTCAAACCCAGCTTGCAAACCACACAGGATGATAGCATTTTCGCCTTTGGTGACTGCGCAGCAGCGGCCTGGTTAGGCAAGCCGGACGGAACCCTGATTCCACCCCGCGCCCAAGCCGCCCACCAACAGGCCATGCACCTGACCAAACAGATGCACCATCTGCTGGAAGGCAAGCCGCTGGAAGACTTCCATTATCAGGATTTCGGCTCACTGGTCTCGTTGGGGGAAAACTGGGCGGTAGGCGGGCTGATGGGCAACCTGGCCAAGGGAACCTTGTTCGTGGAGGGGTACGTCGCCCGCTTCATGTACAATATGCTGTATAAAAAACACCAACTGGGTTTACACGGCTTCTGGAAAGTTGTGCTGGATACCGTGGGTGGCTGGATCCGCCGTAGTACCACGCCGCGTATCAAGCTACATTAG
- a CDS encoding ABC transporter substrate-binding protein codes for MHHSLRPWLIRCATLLSLLAGLVSPAFALEKVRVGVLEFGTVNWEMDTLKYHKLDEQNGIELDIMPLASADASTVALQGGAVDIIVSDWVWVARQRAAGQDYTLFPYSNAVGAVMVKPDSGIKTLADLKGKKLGVAGGPSDKSWLLLRAYAKQTAGLDLQAEAEPQFAAPPLLNELMQRGDLDAVLNFWHYAARLQAAGMQPFITVPDVVKGLGIDSELPLVGWVFSEKWANGHPDIVKGFLSADYAAKQILKESDTEWERLRPRMKAESDTIFTQLRDGFRAGIPICFGDREKQAAANTFKILAETGGETLLGTAKPPLDNQVFWSGFGLPACAE; via the coding sequence ATGCATCATTCATTACGCCCTTGGCTGATCCGTTGCGCCACCCTGCTAAGCCTGCTGGCCGGGCTGGTTTCGCCCGCATTTGCGCTGGAAAAAGTGCGCGTGGGCGTACTGGAATTCGGCACCGTCAATTGGGAGATGGATACCCTCAAGTACCACAAGCTGGACGAACAAAATGGCATCGAACTCGACATCATGCCGCTGGCTTCCGCCGATGCCTCCACCGTCGCGTTGCAAGGTGGCGCGGTCGACATCATCGTCTCCGACTGGGTGTGGGTCGCCCGGCAACGTGCCGCCGGGCAGGATTACACCCTGTTTCCCTACTCCAACGCAGTCGGCGCAGTGATGGTCAAACCCGACAGCGGTATCAAGACGCTGGCTGACCTGAAAGGCAAAAAGCTCGGCGTGGCGGGCGGGCCTAGCGACAAAAGTTGGCTGTTGCTGCGCGCCTACGCCAAACAAACAGCAGGGCTGGATTTGCAGGCGGAAGCCGAACCGCAATTCGCCGCGCCCCCGCTGCTCAACGAGCTGATGCAACGCGGCGACCTCGACGCTGTGCTGAATTTCTGGCATTACGCTGCCCGCCTGCAAGCCGCCGGGATGCAGCCATTCATCACCGTACCGGACGTGGTGAAAGGTTTGGGCATCGACAGCGAATTGCCCTTGGTCGGCTGGGTGTTCAGCGAGAAATGGGCGAACGGGCATCCCGACATTGTGAAAGGCTTCCTTAGCGCCGATTACGCCGCCAAGCAAATCCTCAAGGAGTCGGATACGGAATGGGAACGCCTGCGCCCGCGCATGAAGGCCGAAAGCGACACCATTTTCACCCAGTTGCGCGACGGCTTCCGCGCGGGTATCCCCATCTGTTTCGGCGATCGGGAAAAACAGGCTGCCGCTAACACATTCAAAATCCTGGCCGAAACCGGCGGGGAAACACTGCTGGGTACGGCCAAGCCGCCGCTGGATAACCAGGTGTTCTGGTCTGGCTTCGGCCTGCCCGCTTGCGCCGAGTGA
- a CDS encoding ATP-binding cassette domain-containing protein, translating to MPEQPVLSVESVSKHYGALCAVNKVSFQLGKGFHALLGPNGAGKSTLFQLLTGLFAPDQGDILLNGISIRRDLPQALAQMGVVFQQPALDLDLSVQANLDFYARLHGMGKADIRARSTAELAQLELTKAATKPCRALSGGNRRKVELARALLTRPRLLLMDEATVGLDPASRAALLAYVHRLCREQGLSVLWATHLIDEAEQADQVLVMHKGKLLAQAKPADLVEQTAAPSLLDAFFHLSGDSPQGSFQPFANL from the coding sequence ATGCCTGAACAGCCTGTCCTGTCCGTCGAATCTGTCAGCAAGCATTACGGCGCGTTATGTGCCGTGAACAAGGTCAGTTTCCAGCTGGGCAAGGGTTTTCACGCCTTGCTGGGGCCGAACGGGGCAGGCAAGAGCACCCTGTTCCAGTTACTGACCGGCCTGTTCGCGCCGGATCAGGGGGACATCCTCCTCAACGGCATCAGCATCCGCCGTGACTTGCCGCAAGCGCTTGCGCAAATGGGCGTGGTTTTCCAGCAGCCTGCGCTGGATCTCGACCTGAGCGTGCAGGCCAACCTGGATTTTTATGCTCGGCTACATGGGATGGGTAAAGCTGACATTCGCGCCCGCAGCACCGCCGAACTGGCACAACTGGAACTGACCAAGGCCGCTACCAAGCCCTGCCGCGCCCTGAGCGGTGGCAACCGCCGCAAGGTGGAACTGGCGCGTGCCCTGCTGACCAGACCACGACTGTTGTTGATGGATGAAGCTACTGTTGGGCTTGACCCGGCTTCCCGCGCTGCGCTGTTGGCTTACGTCCACCGCTTGTGCAGGGAACAGGGTTTGAGCGTGTTGTGGGCGACCCATCTGATTGACGAAGCGGAGCAGGCCGACCAAGTGCTGGTCATGCACAAGGGCAAACTGTTGGCGCAAGCCAAACCCGCCGATCTGGTTGAACAAACCGCTGCGCCTTCCCTGCTGGACGCTTTCTTCCACCTGTCCGGCGATTCCCCGCAAGGTAGTTTCCAACCTTTTGCCAACCTGTAA
- a CDS encoding c-type cytochrome translates to MKRLKIMALVALLGLGASVHAADNMLETATQKGCFICHSVQAKTGPAVPLAPAYADIAERFNGQKDAASYLAQRILKGTVDTPQDWAGKVNMRFMPPNVNVTPEEAGKLAEWVLSIKQDAVPEEVITREGMLTLAAQNGCIACHGVSKESDSHYLPLAPPFHDVAERYKGVDNARATLLDSVLHGTVEKEKKWPDTNMRFMPPNPALSQQDAATLVDWILSL, encoded by the coding sequence ATGAAGCGTTTGAAAATCATGGCATTGGTGGCCTTGCTGGGGTTGGGCGCAAGCGTTCATGCCGCTGACAACATGCTGGAGACGGCGACCCAAAAGGGATGTTTCATCTGCCACTCGGTACAGGCCAAAACCGGCCCGGCAGTACCGCTTGCACCAGCCTATGCAGATATTGCCGAACGCTTCAATGGCCAGAAAGACGCCGCCAGCTATCTGGCGCAACGCATCCTCAAAGGCACGGTGGACACGCCGCAGGACTGGGCGGGCAAGGTCAATATGCGTTTCATGCCGCCCAACGTGAACGTGACACCGGAAGAGGCTGGCAAGCTGGCGGAATGGGTGCTTTCCATCAAACAAGACGCGGTGCCGGAAGAAGTGATTACCCGCGAAGGGATGCTGACACTCGCGGCCCAGAACGGCTGTATCGCCTGCCACGGCGTCAGCAAGGAAAGTGATAGCCATTACCTCCCGTTGGCTCCGCCTTTCCATGATGTGGCCGAGCGTTATAAGGGGGTTGATAATGCCCGGGCAACCCTGCTGGATTCCGTCCTGCACGGTACGGTGGAGAAGGAAAAGAAATGGCCGGATACCAACATGCGTTTCATGCCGCCTAACCCGGCGCTGAGCCAGCAGGACGCCGCAACGCTGGTTGACTGGATCTTGTCGTTGTAA
- a CDS encoding PQQ-dependent catabolism-associated beta-propeller protein yields the protein MKPQLPAMYWLAFSLLAASPVFGKDTGYIFISSEDDDVVAVLDGKTFEKVKDIPTAERPRHIQFSPDHSLLYVACGDGESVDVIDVAKLEDVERIKGIDDPEAFDLSPDGKTLYISLEDDSLLGTIDLAEQQLTQTVEVGGEPEGVLVSPDGNTAYVTSESANSVHVVDIPTNELKASIVVGERPRRLVLAPDGKDLWVTSELDASASIIDVATNTVKETITFAPEGFRKEDITPVGMAMTRDGNTAYITLGRANRVAVVDVPSRAVKDYILVGNRPWNVALTRDESTLFVANGLSDDISIVQTADHKVIKSVPVGRVPYMIVVDD from the coding sequence ATGAAACCCCAGCTCCCCGCCATGTATTGGCTAGCGTTCAGCCTGCTGGCCGCCAGCCCCGTTTTCGGCAAAGATACCGGCTACATCTTCATCAGCAGCGAGGACGATGATGTCGTTGCCGTGCTGGACGGCAAGACCTTTGAAAAAGTGAAGGACATCCCAACCGCTGAACGCCCGCGCCACATCCAGTTCAGCCCTGACCATTCCCTGCTGTACGTGGCGTGCGGCGATGGCGAGAGCGTCGACGTCATCGACGTGGCCAAGCTGGAAGACGTAGAGCGGATCAAGGGCATTGACGACCCGGAAGCCTTCGACCTTAGCCCCGACGGCAAGACCCTGTACATCTCGCTGGAAGACGACAGCCTGTTGGGCACGATCGATCTGGCCGAGCAGCAGCTAACCCAAACGGTTGAGGTCGGCGGCGAGCCGGAAGGCGTGCTGGTCAGCCCCGATGGCAACACCGCTTACGTCACCTCCGAATCCGCCAACAGCGTGCATGTGGTCGATATTCCCACCAATGAGTTAAAAGCCAGCATCGTGGTCGGCGAACGCCCGCGCCGTTTGGTACTAGCACCCGATGGCAAAGATCTGTGGGTCACGAGTGAACTGGACGCTTCCGCCAGCATCATCGACGTAGCCACCAATACGGTGAAGGAAACAATCACCTTCGCGCCGGAAGGTTTCCGCAAGGAAGACATTACCCCCGTCGGGATGGCCATGACCAGGGATGGCAACACCGCCTACATCACCTTGGGGCGCGCCAACCGGGTCGCGGTGGTCGATGTGCCTTCCCGCGCAGTCAAAGACTATATCTTGGTCGGCAACCGACCCTGGAACGTGGCGCTGACCAGGGATGAATCCACCCTGTTCGTCGCCAATGGCCTCAGTGATGACATCTCCATCGTGCAGACAGCCGACCACAAGGTCATCAAATCCGTACCGGTGGGGCGTGTGCCGTACATGATTGTGGTCGATGATTAA
- a CDS encoding ABC transporter permease: protein MATRHLPALLAICQRETVKFLHQRGRLLSALVRPALWLIVFAAGFQNIFGVSIIPPYDTYIEYQVYVVPGLLGMVLLFNGMQSSLAMVYDREMGLMRLLLIAPQPRWFLLFSKLVAGTVLSVLQAYAFLALCAVFKVDIPWAGWLYALPALVLGGLMLGALGLLLSVSIRQLENFAGTMNFVIFPMFFISTALYPLWKLQESGATIVHLLATYNPFTHVVEMTRFALYGQFNLLSSVAVLGALIVFFLLAVWGYDPQRGLVRKARQA, encoded by the coding sequence ATGGCCACACGGCATCTGCCCGCTTTGCTGGCGATCTGTCAGCGTGAAACCGTCAAATTCCTGCATCAGCGTGGACGCTTGCTGTCGGCACTGGTACGTCCGGCTTTGTGGCTGATCGTATTCGCCGCCGGTTTCCAGAACATTTTCGGCGTGTCGATCATCCCGCCTTACGACACCTACATCGAATATCAGGTCTACGTCGTGCCCGGCTTGTTGGGGATGGTGCTGCTGTTCAACGGGATGCAGTCTTCGCTGGCGATGGTGTATGACCGCGAAATGGGGCTGATGCGGCTGTTGCTGATTGCGCCGCAACCGCGCTGGTTTTTGCTGTTCAGCAAGCTGGTGGCGGGGACTGTGCTGTCGGTATTACAGGCTTACGCCTTCCTTGCCCTGTGCGCCGTATTCAAGGTCGATATTCCGTGGGCGGGCTGGCTGTACGCCTTGCCCGCGCTGGTGCTGGGCGGGTTAATGCTGGGCGCGTTGGGGCTGCTGTTGTCAGTTTCCATCCGCCAGCTGGAAAATTTCGCCGGGACGATGAATTTTGTCATTTTTCCCATGTTCTTTATTTCCACCGCCTTGTATCCATTATGGAAATTGCAGGAGTCGGGCGCGACCATCGTGCATCTGCTGGCGACCTACAACCCGTTCACGCATGTGGTGGAAATGACCCGTTTTGCCCTGTACGGCCAGTTCAACCTCCTCTCTTCGGTGGCCGTACTGGGCGCTTTAATTGTATTTTTCCTGCTGGCGGTGTGGGGGTATGACCCGCAGCGCGGGTTGGTGAGGAAGGCACGGCAGGCTTGA
- a CDS encoding MotA/TolQ/ExbB proton channel family protein → MNKTPWLLCLHWLWFAGLLAVGLVLLWDNGILRFMFATDNTWLSPLMVLLFLLSCLHCGYRSLFLSYQTHALHAWVEGKRADDGVLMNRYLRELRAIPNVHEKQLMAELLSEQLHGQHQVGWFITGLMIKLGLLGTVVGFVIMLGSMGRLESLDIEQVQTLMQQMTQGMKIALNTTIIGLVGSMLLGLQYLLLDRTADKLVVEAVHASESKLLAGVTHGAV, encoded by the coding sequence ATGAACAAAACCCCCTGGCTGTTGTGCCTGCACTGGCTGTGGTTCGCCGGTCTGCTGGCCGTGGGTCTGGTGTTGCTGTGGGACAACGGCATATTGCGGTTCATGTTCGCCACCGACAACACCTGGCTGTCGCCGCTGATGGTGCTGCTGTTCCTGCTGAGCTGCCTGCATTGCGGCTACCGCAGCTTGTTCCTGTCGTACCAGACCCATGCACTACATGCCTGGGTAGAGGGTAAAAGGGCGGATGATGGCGTATTGATGAACCGTTACCTGCGCGAATTGCGGGCCATCCCCAATGTGCACGAAAAGCAGTTGATGGCGGAACTGCTGAGCGAGCAACTGCACGGCCAGCACCAGGTCGGCTGGTTCATCACGGGGTTGATGATCAAGCTGGGGCTGCTGGGAACCGTGGTTGGCTTCGTCATTATGCTGGGTTCGATGGGGCGTCTGGAATCGCTCGATATTGAGCAGGTGCAAACCCTGATGCAGCAAATGACGCAGGGCATGAAAATTGCCCTCAACACCACCATCATCGGGTTGGTCGGCAGCATGTTACTGGGGCTGCAATACCTGCTGCTGGATCGCACCGCTGACAAACTGGTGGTCGAGGCGGTGCACGCCAGCGAGAGCAAACTGCTGGCCGGGGTAACGCATGGCGCTGTTTAA
- a CDS encoding ATP-binding protein codes for MENTVLYPRLLVSRLQEALADTPVVLVAGPRQAGKTTLVRHLASTGMRYLTLDDNLTLLAAREDPVGFIRNIERGVIDEIQRAPQLLLAIKKSVDEDRRPGRFLLTGSANLMTLPLVADSLAGRMETLPLYPFAQCERQHQATFWLDAIFAGRIPVASKPIIGDALVETVLQGGYPEALSRASPRRRQAWHQQYLDALIQRDVQEIASIDKLGQLPLFLRALAEMTGQLCNYSQLGAQMNMDAKTANKYMGIFEQMYLLKRVPVWAGNRLKRVLKSPKLQFVDSGLLASLRGLTGEAFKRDRTLFGSLLETFVYAELLKHTTWAEDHYQILYYRDADQNEVDFIVENRAGAVAAIEVKASATLTAKDLRGLKRFASLAGESLQAGIILYDGTETLPMGEKLWAVPVSSLWGG; via the coding sequence ATGGAAAACACGGTTCTGTACCCCAGGTTACTGGTTTCTCGCTTGCAGGAAGCATTGGCAGATACACCGGTGGTATTGGTCGCAGGCCCGAGGCAAGCAGGAAAAACCACGCTGGTTCGCCATCTGGCGAGCACCGGGATGCGCTATCTGACACTGGACGATAATCTGACACTGTTGGCGGCGCGGGAAGACCCGGTAGGTTTCATCCGCAACATTGAGCGTGGCGTGATTGATGAAATCCAGCGTGCGCCACAGTTGTTGCTGGCCATCAAAAAAAGCGTGGACGAAGACCGCCGACCGGGACGTTTCCTGCTGACAGGTTCGGCCAACCTGATGACTTTGCCGCTGGTGGCCGACTCCCTGGCGGGGCGCATGGAAACCTTGCCCTTGTACCCCTTTGCCCAATGCGAACGTCAGCATCAGGCGACTTTTTGGCTGGACGCCATTTTTGCTGGCAGGATTCCCGTCGCCTCTAAGCCCATCATCGGTGATGCCCTGGTCGAAACGGTTTTACAGGGCGGCTACCCCGAAGCACTTTCGCGCGCCTCCCCACGCCGCCGTCAGGCATGGCATCAACAATACCTTGACGCCCTTATCCAGCGTGATGTGCAGGAGATAGCCAGCATCGACAAACTGGGGCAGCTCCCCCTGTTCTTGCGGGCATTAGCGGAAATGACGGGGCAACTGTGCAACTACAGCCAATTGGGGGCGCAGATGAACATGGATGCCAAAACAGCCAACAAATACATGGGTATTTTTGAGCAGATGTACCTGCTGAAGCGCGTCCCGGTCTGGGCAGGCAACCGGCTCAAACGCGTCCTCAAGTCCCCCAAGCTACAATTTGTGGACTCCGGTTTGCTGGCTTCGCTACGCGGCCTGACCGGCGAGGCTTTCAAGCGCGACCGCACCTTGTTTGGCTCCTTGCTGGAAACGTTCGTGTATGCCGAACTGCTTAAGCACACCACATGGGCAGAAGATCATTATCAAATCCTCTACTACCGGGATGCAGACCAAAACGAGGTGGATTTCATTGTCGAAAACCGGGCGGGCGCGGTAGCAGCAATAGAAGTCAAAGCCTCCGCCACCCTGACGGCAAAGGATCTGCGCGGGCTGAAACGGTTTGCGTCCCTGGCTGGCGAATCCCTGCAAGCGGGGATAATCCTGTATGACGGGACAGAGACGCTACCAATGGGGGAAAAGCTGTGGGCAGTGCCTGTATCCAGTTTATGGGGTGGCTGA
- a CDS encoding ATP-binding protein: protein MKFYNRDSEQQQLRLWSQQAAEGQSSLTLMVGRRRVGKTGLLAHTYQDSALYLFISRKSEPLLCEEFTEQIRAQLNLPIFGQPRSLREVLEILFQYAQSQPLTLILDEFQDIARVNPAVFSELQNLWDRYRARCKLHLICCGSLYSLMTRLFQDSKEPLFGRADHRINLQPLKPAYIAELLRDSGRYSAASLLTWYTISGGVPKYLEWLVNTDPQQNLWASLINEFSLVIEEGRYRLAEEFGAEQSTYFSILATLASGKTSRSEIESVLETSIGPYLKRLEEDFDIIQRITPVFATPNSRQVKYRIQDAFLSFWFRFIYRYRSAVEIENFAFICQAITRDFATYSRTWLEQLFRAQLAASGEYNLIGSYWEAGNKNEIDIVAVNDFSKTALIAEVKRNPDNLRLSHLKTKAQRLEQRLAGYDITFCGFSLHDLAV from the coding sequence ATGAAGTTCTACAACCGTGACAGCGAACAACAGCAACTGCGTTTGTGGTCGCAACAGGCAGCGGAAGGCCAGTCCAGCCTGACCCTGATGGTCGGGCGGCGGCGTGTCGGCAAAACCGGCTTGCTGGCGCACACCTATCAGGATTCAGCACTCTATCTGTTCATTTCACGCAAATCTGAGCCACTGCTGTGCGAGGAATTCACCGAACAAATCCGCGCCCAGTTAAACCTGCCAATTTTTGGTCAGCCCCGCAGCTTGCGCGAGGTGCTGGAAATCCTGTTCCAATATGCGCAAAGCCAGCCGCTGACCCTCATTCTGGATGAATTCCAGGACATTGCGCGGGTGAATCCGGCGGTGTTTTCCGAACTGCAAAACCTGTGGGATCGGTACCGGGCGCGTTGCAAGCTGCACCTGATTTGCTGCGGCTCGCTGTATTCGCTGATGACCCGGCTGTTCCAGGACAGCAAGGAACCGCTGTTCGGGCGGGCTGATCACCGCATTAACCTGCAACCGCTCAAACCTGCCTACATTGCCGAGTTGTTGCGCGACAGCGGGCGTTACAGCGCGGCCAGCCTGCTGACGTGGTACACCATCAGCGGCGGCGTGCCCAAATACCTCGAATGGCTGGTGAACACCGACCCGCAGCAGAATCTGTGGGCAAGCCTGATCAACGAATTCAGCCTGGTGATTGAAGAAGGCCGTTACCGGCTGGCGGAAGAGTTTGGCGCGGAACAAAGCACCTATTTTTCCATCCTCGCCACCCTGGCCAGCGGCAAGACCAGCCGCAGCGAAATCGAGTCGGTGCTGGAAACCTCCATCGGCCCCTACCTGAAACGCCTGGAGGAAGATTTCGACATTATCCAGCGTATCACGCCCGTATTCGCCACGCCCAATAGCCGTCAGGTCAAATACCGCATACAGGATGCGTTCCTGAGCTTCTGGTTCCGCTTTATCTACCGTTACCGCAGCGCGGTGGAAATCGAAAACTTTGCCTTTATCTGTCAGGCAATCACGCGGGATTTCGCCACTTACAGCAGGACATGGCTGGAACAGCTGTTCCGCGCACAGCTCGCCGCCAGCGGTGAGTACAACCTGATCGGCAGTTATTGGGAGGCAGGCAATAAAAATGAAATCGACATCGTGGCGGTGAATGATTTCAGCAAAACCGCCCTGATTGCCGAGGTGAAACGCAACCCGGACAACCTGCGCCTCAGCCATCTCAAAACCAAGGCGCAACGGTTGGAACAGCGGCTTGCTGGCTACGACATCACCTTCTGTGGCTTTTCGCTGCACGATCTGGCGGTTTGA